In Sphaeramia orbicularis chromosome 14, fSphaOr1.1, whole genome shotgun sequence, the following are encoded in one genomic region:
- the timm10b gene encoding mitochondrial import inner membrane translocase subunit Tim10 B: MEPDQQLRNLRDFLLVYNRMTEICFQRCTSNFNYRNLTMDEERCVDSCAGKLIRSNHRLMGTYVQLMPRMVQRRMEEMESKAKAAEAAAAAATASAAVGPTATDTSQASQPTTASIPTPHESPLLPPSVTDIGPEVHGSVLKPAGSEIPVELDLSAATQVKLSAATLLTPATETLNPSELNTAGSGPSYTAGFPQLPPVGSQIESGSSVPVSVEPVFTPSKTTSLSEDMPLSAVAAPSVSKSTESQSGQE; the protein is encoded by the exons ATGGAACCTGACCAGCAACTGAGAAAT CTCCGGGATTTCCTTCTTGTTTACAACCGAATGACTGAAATCTGCTTCCAGCGATGTACCAGCAACTTCAACTACAGAAACCTCACCATGGACGAG GAACGCTGTGTCGACAGCTGTGCAGGGAAGCTGATCCGCTCAAACCACCGTCTGATGGGCACCTACGTACAACTCATGCCTCGGATGGTGCAGCGCCGGATGGAGGAGATGGAGAGCAAGGCCAAAGcggcagaagcagcagcagcggcggcCACAGCATCTGCAGCTGTTGGCCCCACTGCCACAGACACTTCACAAGCATCTCAACCCACCACTGCCTCAATTCCAACCCCACATGAAAGTCCACTGTTGCCCCCATCAGTGACTGATATTGGACCAGAAGTTCATGGCTCAGTGTTAAAACCGGCAGGATCAGAAATTCCAGTAGAGCTGGATTTATCAGCTGCCACACAAGTTAAATTATCAGCAGCCACACTACTCACACCTGCAACGGAAACATTAAATCCCTCAGAGCTTAATACAGCTGGCAGTGGACCATCTTATACAGCAGGTTTTCCTCAGCTGCCCCCAGTTGGTTCCCAAATTGAGTCTGGCAGCTCAGTACCTGTGTCTGTTGAGCCTGTGTTTACACCATCAAAAACAACTTCCTTATCAGAAGATATGCCTTTGTCAGCAGTAGCTGCACCTTCAGTGTCTAAATCCACAGAGAGCCAGTCAGGCCAAGAGTGA